The following coding sequences lie in one Eriocheir sinensis breed Jianghai 21 chromosome 19, ASM2467909v1, whole genome shotgun sequence genomic window:
- the LOC127000747 gene encoding ADP-ribosylation factor-like protein 4C gives MQLLGQELRGLVGGVLGVGRVVAAGLAGLAGLVAGPPTLVLVGLDSSGKTTALLRLKYGHYVNAVPTVGFNCERLRRGGCSWVAWDVGGAERVRPLWRAYTRGADAVLFVVDASSGEERLEEARHELHVLVRRQAAQSAALRRSRPPLLVLANKQDLPGARTPAAMADALGLHDLPPAQPWGLAPACAVTGEGLPEAMDLLRRLLLKARRASLSRG, from the coding sequence ATGCAGCTGTTGGGGCAGGAGCTGCGGGGCCTCGTGGGCGGCGTGCTGGGCGTGGGCCGCGTGGTGGCGGCAGGGCTGGCGGGCCTGGCGGGGCTCGTGGCGGGGCCGCCCACACTGGTGCTCGTGGGCCTCGACTCGTCGGGCAAGACCACGGCGCTGCTGCGGCTCAAGTACGGCCACTACGTGAACGCTGTGCCCACCGTCGGCTTCAACTGCGAACGTTTGCGGCGCGGCGGCTGCTCCTGGGTGGCATGGGACGTGGGCGGCGCTGAGCGCGTGCGGCCCCTTTGGCGCGCCTACACGCGCGGCGCCGACGCGGTGCTGTTCGTGGTGGATGCCAGCAGCGGcgaggagcggctggaggaggcGCGCCATGAGCTGCACGTCCTGGTGCGCCGGCAAGCGGCACAGAGCGCCGCGCTGCGCCGCTCACGGCCGCCGCTGCTGGTGCTGGCCAACAAACAGGACCTGCCGGGGGCCAGGACGCCCGCCGCCATGGCTGACGCCCTTGGCCTGCACGACCTGCCGCCCGCCCAGCCCTGGGGCCTTGCACCCGCCTGTGCCGTCACCGGCGAGGGTCTTCCCGAGGCCATGGACCTcctgcgccgcctcctcctcaagGCACGCCGGGCCTCGCTCTCACGGGGCTGA